The window CATATATACACGGGCGGAGATTGAGGAAATCAGCAGACGTGCAAATAGAGATGTGTGGCTATACAGAGGAGGTTTTTACCACGATCCAAATGCAAATAAAACATATCCATCGTGTAGGCATACATGGTGGCAAATAATTGTTGAAGAGTGATGAGCACGCTATTCACAGCAACAGAAATAAAGGAAGCAGGTTACATACACAGAAATGTGAATGATGACCAGTTATCTGTTATATTGCTCCGCACGGAAAAGATTGATTTGATTTCCCTCATTGGTGAAGATATGTATAACGACCTTGTTACGAAACGCACAGGAGGCACGCTAAATGCATATGAGCAAAATCTGGTAAATAACTATCTCTTCCATTTCACCGCCGCTGCTGTTGAGCACAGAGCCGTATATGCGTTGTTATACGAGTTCAGAAATATGACGGTAGGCGTGACGAGTGATACGCAAATACGGGGATTGTCAAGAGAGGAGGTAACCGCATTGCGTGATGAGACCCTTGCCGATGTGCTTATGTTCGCCGAAAGAGCGAAGAAATACATCTGCGACAACATCTCCCAATTCCCGCTTTATACAAGCAATACAACTACATTCACTCATCCATTTTCATTGCTATGACGACGTTGCGAAAAATAGAGCAATTACTCAGCAGCATAGCAACTGCTCATCAACAGTTGAATGACTACTATTTCGGATTGCCGCAATCTGCAATGCAGAAAACGTTGAAATATCCAGCCCTTATCGCTTACATAGCCACAGATGGAGAGATGCACAGACACTTATTACGTGTAAATCTTATCGTAACAGTAATTGATAAATTGCGAGATGACGAGCAAAATTTGCTGGACCTTGAAAGCGATACGCTGCAAATAGTGGCTGATATTTATGGCGAGTTGAACACAAAAATAGATAACCAAATAATTGCAATTGCAGAGGGTGGGCGGCTACAAAAGATCGCCGATAAGATGAAAGATAGAGTAGTCGGTTGGCAGATTGAGATACCGCTTCGGTTGAATTACAAACACACGCAGTGCAATGACATATTTGTTTATCCACCCATACAATGCCCGGATGCAACAGTGCGTAACAGTGACAATAGTTATTCGGCAAGTGTAGCAAGTGGTGGCACGCTGGTGCTACCGGATGAGCAAACAGTTGTATATGTTGACGGATTGCTTGTCTGGTCCGGATTGAGCGTGCCTCTGAATAATACAGTAATTACAATTAATTTATGATAACGATTAACGTAAATAGTGGAATAAAAGTGTTGCACGCCATTGGCGCGATATTGCCCGCTACGCCTAATAATTCCAATTATGTATACGTTATCCAGGTGAATGGCGGCATTGTTGGAGTAGGAGATATTCTCGTTATAGAGCAGCGGGCACACCGTATCTCCGGCACGAATGGTAGCATTTTTATTGATTTCTCAATAGAGGCATTGCCATCTGGGTTCACCAATCTTGTCACATTGACGTCAATGACGACGTCTCAGTTCTCCACCACAAGCAGGCATCTCATTGCCGTAACGGCAAATAATCAGTTAAGCGGAAATCTGATAACATCACCTAATTCTTATTTTAGTGCAACGAACCCACTAACTAATTACACGGTTGCAAATATGAGTAATACGTTCTACATTAAATTGCGCCTGCGAAATGCATCAACAAGCGATACTTCGCAATTTTCACATATATTTGTTTACTTAATAAAAAAGAAGGTATGATAAATAAAGATGACATATTAACGTTTTTAATAAGCACAGCAACGCTTGTTATGACCTATTTGTTCTCGCTAACAACTGACCAAAAAATGGTGCTTATTATGTTTCTCATCTTAATCTACCTTGACGTCATATCTGGCGTATGGAAAGCGATTGTCAAGAAAAAGATAACGTCGGAAAAGTATTTGGCTGGCCTTGCATTTAAAATAGTATTACTCCTATGCATATTATTTCTCGGCATATTTACTGAGCGTGTGTTGCAGATTAAAACATTTCCCTTCGTCGCTCTGCTTGCGTGCGTAGGGGAAATAATCTCAATAAGAGAAAATGTGATGGAGGCATCTGGTAAAGATATTCTACACCATTTTTTGCACGCAGCAACGCTGCTGAAAAGGATATCAAAAACGATAAAAGATGACGCTTCCACAAGGAAAGATAACGAGTAGATTTGGATGGCGTGTGCATCCTATTACTGGTAAGCAATCATTCCACAACGGGATAGATATTGCGATGCGTAGCGGCACTCCGATTGCAGCACCGCTTGACGGATACGTTGTCGCTGTATATGAGAACGACAAAGGTGGTAAGCAGATGCGGTTATTCTGCGGCGAATATACCTTCGGATTTGCCCATCTATCAAGGATTGTAGTGAGTAAAGGACAGCGTGTGAGAGAAGGAGAAATAATTGCATACAGTGGCAACACAGGTGCGTCAACCGCTCCCCATCTGCATTTCACCGTGCGAAAGAATGGTGAACTAATTGACCCTCTCCTCCTGTTTACTTAACTTATCTATCAGAGCAATTACCTCATATAAATATTTTGGCTTACTGTGCCTGTAATCCCTTCCCATTAATTTATTTAAAAAAACGGGCGGAATTCCCTGAAACGCCCCGAGATGGGCTACTACATTAAGCAAAGCGCGGGGGGTTTTCAGAAGGCCTGAAAATTCGTCAAAACTTAACAATTTAAATAGCCAGTATAATTTGTCCTCGTATTCTTTGCTCGCCTTAATAAACTCAAGGCACATCTTGGCATCTATTTGCAGCGGTTCAAATTTCTCTGACGATCTCATATCTGAAACCATTTTTGATTATTAATTCACACCATATTTCTTGGAGAGGCGTTAATTTATTATTGCCTGTTTTCACTTCAATAAATTTTATCTCACCATTTCTGAACGCAATTATGTCGGGCACTCCACGCTTATTTGCGAGGATTATTTTAATGACCACCCAGCCCTCTCTCTCAAGGTTTCTGATCAATCTCTTCTGTATTTCCCTCTCCTTCATATTACGACCACGTATGTTTATCATAACTGCATCTTTTTAAATTTATAAAAATCTCTTATGTTGTATTTTTCCTTTCTCGTCAGCACTTTCAACACGTTTTCTTCAAAGCCAATATCCGACAGCAAATAGTAAATAAATACAGTCCGCCTGCCTTTATATGTTATCCGTTGCCGTGCCTGCAAGTGCGTTCTGTTGGAAAAATCCACATTGTAGAATACAATTGCATTAGCATCTGGCACAGCGTGACCTTCGCTCCCCGCCTGCAATTGCAGCAACACCACATCATTATTCAGGAGAAAATATTTCCGCAGCGCTTCCCCTTCCGCAATGTATTTGTAGAACACAACTACCTTCCCGTGCAGATTGACAATCTTCCTTACCATCTCACATTTACTTGTGTCAAGAATAATGCTCTTACCATCATTTTTCAACGTGCCAGAAGCCAACTGATGATATGCTGTAAATTCCTTCGCCGCCGTATTCGCAACATACTCCAAACTCCTTATTATCTTATCTCTCGCCAATTCAGCAAGCATTGCGTGTATATCTCTGCTCATAAATACACGCAAATAATTAACTTCAAATTTCACGTCATAATTCCACGCATCACTCTGCGATAAACTTACGAAATAAGGCGAGATTATTTCTTTTATCTTATCCCTCTTTGCCATTGAGTAATCTTTAATAATCCCGTGTGGTAGCCGCTTCTCACGCACGTCAACAAAATGCCTTGCCCAGTGATAGAAATTATTATATGAGGAAAACGGATGCGTGAATGGTAAGATGAATAATTGATGATAAATCTGTGAGTAACTCTCAGGAAAAGGCGTGCCTGACAAGTAAATCACGTATTTCGGCATTATAGCCGCCATCTTTTTCTTTAAAGAATTCACACGTTGCGCTGGCTTTGGATAACCGCCCAGACAATGTGCTTCGTCAAGTATGACGGCGTCAAATGAATTATTACTTACCTTGTGTAAACTCTCATAATTTACGACCTCAACGTCCAAATTACCCACTTTCACAACGTCACTAATAATGCTATCAATCGCTTTCTTGCGTGTGACAAATAGTATTTTCCCGCATCCCATTTCTTTGGCCAATACGAGCGATGTGAGGGTTTTCCCTGTTCGCATCTCCATCGCAAGATAGACCCATCTAAAAGAGGTCAAAATACTCTTCGCCGTCGTTATTACTTTCCTTTGGTAGTCGTGCAACTCTAAACACGACATTGCCTCCGTGATTTCGCTGCTCATATTTTATGTTTTTTATTTTGAAAAACATCTGTAATTTATGCGAGATTGTGCGGTTTAATATGTGCTCTCCTGTATTCTCTCTGTATTTCTCGCAAAAATCTTTCAGCACAATTTCTGGATTATTTGCAACATAATCTTCCACCCACGCCAATGTGTCGGCGGACCCGCTGAAAATATTTGCGAAATCCTTCTCTGTATATTCTACATTAGCGTCAATGCCATAATTCAGATAACGCACTATACATCTTATCATGAATGAGAAAAAGCGGTTCCATTCGTGATCATCCCATTCGTCAAAGAACTCGCAACCAAACTCATCTTTCGGCGTGTGTGATGCGTTGAAATAATGCGTCAATCTGACGTCAACCCTTCTCCTTATGCTGCTATCTGAGTAATCAGAGATGCCCGGATTTGTTGATATTACAATCTTGGGCATATCTTTCCCCTCAATGGTGTAAATATTCTTGTTCTTTTTCTCTACGTTAATCCCATCTGTTACCATTGAGTAGATGGTTTTCATATTAAAGTTTTTCCCGCATTCGTCAAAATAAATAATATTAGTCCCATCCGAAAGCCCAGAAAAAATAAACCTTTCCGAGGTGTCTCTGTTTGATAAATCCAACTTATACACCGTCCTGATCTTTCCAATTCCCTGCATTATTAAGCCCTTCCCTGTGCCTCCTCTCGCATCGTCCGCCGTGCCTGTCTCATCGGAAAACACAACCACTTTTCTTGATGATGATTTGTTATATGAATGGCATAGATAACCGATAGCACGCATACATTTGCTTGTGTTCAGCGTCTCCCCATCACATCCGCTCGTGGCAAAGCGGATGAAACGTTCAAACATACCAACCTCTTCCGTGTATTTAAATTTAAAATCATCACTCACACCACGCACGATATCCTGCGCCAGGAGCGGTTTTTCAAAGTCAATAAGATTAATCATTGAGTAACCTTTCGCACTTATCATGCAAATTTCATTAGGAAAAATGATATAACTCTTATCTTTATCATCACGCATCGTCGTTAATTTAACAAGTGGCAGTTGCTTAATGTGCCTCTTGTCATACCACTGCTGGAGCGGCTTTCCGCTGATACCGCTCTTTTTCATTTCCTCCGTGATTTCTGCATTAAAAACATCAATGCTCATTACACGAACAAACTTGCTCAAATGCACAGGGGCTAACTCATCGTGGATTATAGAGTAGCGGAAACCACGTGCGGTGGCGAAATTCACGAAGTCAAATTTATCACCATCACCATTTTTATTTGCGGTTGGCGAAAATCTAAGTGTGTTAAACTCGCCCACATTTTTCGCTGCACTTCTCGCAATGCTGTCCAATTCTTTCGGTGGTAATCCGCTCGCATACTCATCTATTATTAACCTAATCTCATTCTGCGAGAACCCCGCCCTATTCAGCGAGCAGGCGAGGATAAACAGCAGATTATTTCTGTTCCCCTCCACCGGCTTGCCGTATTTATTAAGCCACCAGCTAACAACTAACTCACGCTTTTTCTCCTTCTCGCTTTCACCTGTAAATACGTATCCTTCCGGCACGTCAAGTTTTTCAGGCGTATCAACTACTTTAATGCTGTATTCTTTTACCTCATCGTACAAGCGGATGCGGATATCGGCGTCGTATGACACGTAAAACACTCGTGAAATATCGCTGGTGGCGGGGTCTACAGCAATGCCGCTCTCGGCCAATTCCTGTGAGATAGAGAAGTGAAGTGATTTGTATAGATCAGCATTTATTTCTTTTGTGACCTTAAAAAGAGCGTGCAAGCCACGACCGGAAGGCGACACCCATACAGCAACACAGGATGGGTGCTTAAATACCATCTCCTTCCGCATAAATACATCTTTCATATCATCCATATCAACGGCAAGGAGGCCGCTACCTCTTCTAAACCCGTCAATGGCTCTATGCGTAAAGATGCCCGCCCATGCAACACAAGGGAGGGTCTTTTTTATTTTATCCCGCTCGTCGTGGTCATCTATTTTTCTCAACGCAGCAATGCGGTCTTTGTAAAACCCGCTCCTGATGCGTTCAAGCATAATTACTGCTTTCACTGTGTGTGGAGCGTGTGTATCATACACCGCTTTGAATGCGGTGACTTCGTTATCTATTGCCATAAATAACCGCTAATTAATCGTCCAATTTGACATTTAGTTTTCGCTCCACCATTTTGTTAAAACGGACCTCCCAGGGGTTAACCCTGGTTAGATATTCGGGCAGAGGAGCATTTCTCCTGCCATAGCGGAAGGCAACGGTTCGCACGATGACCTCCTCGCCATTTATGGTTATCACCCCTCTCCGTTCGGCGGCCTTAACTAAGGCACGCCCTATAATCTTTTGTAATAGCAAACGAGTATTTCTTTCCTTCGTCATAGCAATATTTTTTTAGCCCATTTTTGCGAGATTTTTCATGGTATTGTAAATTACCCGATTATTTATCTTTAAAATTTCGCCCTTTTTTTGCCATTTTTCGCCCTCTCCTATTATTGCTATTACTGCCACTTACGCAGCTAAATAACGCATCAGCCATCCGGGCAAATACCTCAACGGTCGCCCGGGCCTGGTCTAACCGCTGAATTTCTTTATTTATTTCAGATTTTCTCATATGCATTTTTTTAGCAAATTACACCAACAACATCTAACATATCATTGCAATTAATGCAGTGTGCACAATCTTTGCAATTAGTGCAATTGCGACATTCACGGCATCCATCACAGATAGAGCAATTAGTGCAGTCAAGGCAATCGTCACATACAATACAATTAGTGCAATTACGCAACCACCCGCTTTCATGACAATTAATGCAATCCCTGCACTCATAACAATTAGAACAGTTAGTGCAGTTAATACAGTTAACGCATTCCTGACATGTGAGAGCAGCGGAGAGATTTTTTTTCGTCATAAT of the candidate division WOR-3 bacterium genome contains:
- a CDS encoding phage holin family protein; the encoded protein is MINKDDILTFLISTATLVMTYLFSLTTDQKMVLIMFLILIYLDVISGVWKAIVKKKITSEKYLAGLAFKIVLLLCILFLGIFTERVLQIKTFPFVALLACVGEIISIRENVMEASGKDILHHFLHAATLLKRISKTIKDDASTRKDNE
- a CDS encoding VRR-NUC domain-containing protein, with translation MKEREIQKRLIRNLEREGWVVIKIILANKRGVPDIIAFRNGEIKFIEVKTGNNKLTPLQEIWCELIIKNGFRYEIVREI
- a CDS encoding DEAD/DEAH box helicase family protein, whose product is MRTGKTLTSLVLAKEMGCGKILFVTRKKAIDSIISDVVKVGNLDVEVVNYESLHKVSNNSFDAVILDEAHCLGGYPKPAQRVNSLKKKMAAIMPKYVIYLSGTPFPESYSQIYHQLFILPFTHPFSSYNNFYHWARHFVDVREKRLPHGIIKDYSMAKRDKIKEIISPYFVSLSQSDAWNYDVKFEVNYLRVFMSRDIHAMLAELARDKIIRSLEYVANTAAKEFTAYHQLASGTLKNDGKSIILDTSKCEMVRKIVNLHGKVVVFYKYIAEGEALRKYFLLNNDVVLLQLQAGSEGHAVPDANAIVFYNVDFSNRTHLQARQRITYKGRRTVFIYYLLSDIGFEENVLKVLTRKEKYNIRDFYKFKKMQL
- a CDS encoding BT4734/BF3469 family protein, yielding MAIDNEVTAFKAVYDTHAPHTVKAVIMLERIRSGFYKDRIAALRKIDDHDERDKIKKTLPCVAWAGIFTHRAIDGFRRGSGLLAVDMDDMKDVFMRKEMVFKHPSCVAVWVSPSGRGLHALFKVTKEINADLYKSLHFSISQELAESGIAVDPATSDISRVFYVSYDADIRIRLYDEVKEYSIKVVDTPEKLDVPEGYVFTGESEKEKKRELVVSWWLNKYGKPVEGNRNNLLFILACSLNRAGFSQNEIRLIIDEYASGLPPKELDSIARSAAKNVGEFNTLRFSPTANKNGDGDKFDFVNFATARGFRYSIIHDELAPVHLSKFVRVMSIDVFNAEITEEMKKSGISGKPLQQWYDKRHIKQLPLVKLTTMRDDKDKSYIIFPNEICMISAKGYSMINLIDFEKPLLAQDIVRGVSDDFKFKYTEEVGMFERFIRFATSGCDGETLNTSKCMRAIGYLCHSYNKSSSRKVVVFSDETGTADDARGGTGKGLIMQGIGKIRTVYKLDLSNRDTSERFIFSGLSDGTNIIYFDECGKNFNMKTIYSMVTDGINVEKKNKNIYTIEGKDMPKIVISTNPGISDYSDSSIRRRVDVRLTHYFNASHTPKDEFGCEFFDEWDDHEWNRFFSFMIRCIVRYLNYGIDANVEYTEKDFANIFSGSADTLAWVEDYVANNPEIVLKDFCEKYRENTGEHILNRTISHKLQMFFKIKNIKYEQRNHGGNVVFRVARLPKESNNDGEEYFDLF